The DNA sequence GCCCGCCCGGTCAAGATCTTCCTCACTGTTGCCGGTAAAGTACTTGGTTTCCGTTCCCGCTCTGCATGCATACTCCCACTCTGCTTCTGTCGGCAACCCAATTGCCTGTCCCGTTTTTTTTCTCAGCCACGCACAAAATTCCACCGCGTCATTCCAGCTCACACACACCACGGGATGGTTTTCCGTCTGGCGCAGGTATGGATTTTTCCAGTTCGCATCTGGTTTTCTGACCCACTCCCCCCCAGAAACCACGTATGCTTGATCTCCCAGTTCAGCTTCGGTTTTGTAACCGATTTCTTCCACAAATTTCCGAAACTGTCCCACTGTCACCTCAGTCGCACTCATCTCGAATCCATCCACTGTAACCGTATGAACCGGTTCTTCTCTATCCAGACCGCCGCCCACGATGTCGCCCACGCGAAAAGTTCCACCGCGGATCGGCACCATCTTGAATCCAAGGCCAGAGAGCACGGATTCCTTTTCCCCGGCAGTTTCAAGTTTTTGTATTGCCTGCCGGGCTTCGTCCGCGTGACGACCTTGAGGGTATTTCGACAGGTATCCCCGATACCCGGATGCTGTTCCCTTTCTCCGTGCAGCAGCATATGCCGTATCTTCTTCGAGCCCTGCTTTTATGGTCTGGGCATCTCCCGCATGACGTTCCTGCGAATATGAGGTTAGATACTTACTTGCAAGGATCATCGAGGATCCAATTTTCAGGAACATGCGTCTTGAAGCATTGATGTTCTCTGGCATGATGCGCCTCCTTTTCAACGGGAAAATCCACGAGAACACATATATTAAACCGTTCTCGTTGCCCAGTTTTCAAGCCATTTATAATGATCCGGAAGATACGCGCTCCTTGTAGAAGCCGCAACAGTACTCAGATTCTGGAGCATGCTTTTTTCATATTGCGACAGTGCCGGATTATAAACCGATTCAAGATTTGTAACTACTTCTTTCA is a window from the Candidatus Latescibacter sp. genome containing:
- a CDS encoding formylglycine-generating enzyme family protein, whose translation is MPENINASRRMFLKIGSSMILASKYLTSYSQERHAGDAQTIKAGLEEDTAYAAARRKGTASGYRGYLSKYPQGRHADEARQAIQKLETAGEKESVLSGLGFKMVPIRGGTFRVGDIVGGGLDREEPVHTVTVDGFEMSATEVTVGQFRKFVEEIGYKTEAELGDQAYVVSGGEWVRKPDANWKNPYLRQTENHPVVCVSWNDAVEFCAWLRKKTGQAIGLPTEAEWEYACRAGTETKYFTGNSEEDLDRAGWYWRNSGNSHLPGDWNLKVLTENHCGTHPVGMKPPNAWGLYDMTGNVWEWCHDRVDKDYYTSKPSENRAFRGGGWYEQAVYLRTAYRHWRRPSHSYWGLGFRIVRRP